The Lactobacillus sp. ESL0680 DNA segment TATGACTAAGCACACCCCAAAGTGATTCAAACTGAAATGAATCATTACGTGAAGTAATCACATTGTCGACAAATCTGTGAGCCTCATCAACTACTAAGTAAGGGTTCTGCCCCCAGATTGAATCATTATAATGGTTAGCCAAGTAAGCGTGGTTAGTTACCAAGATATCGGCTTGTTCCTGGCGTTGTCTTGCCAAATTCCAAAAGTCAACGGCCGCAAAATTACTGCCCACACGAGCATCCCCAGGATGCGTCACTTCTGTAAATAATGGCGCACGATAATTGGTCAACTGTAACTCATCTAAGTCCCCTGTTTTGGTTTGTGTTAACCATACCAAAATCCGCATCTGCAAAATCAAGGTCGGCTTGTTTTGCGTTCCCTGATAGAGACTTTGATAAAAGCCGTCGAGGTCAAGGTAGTGGCTGCTTGACTTAACCACTTCCGCAGTTAGGTCAAGCTTAGTAACTGCCAGCATTTGCGGAATTTCCTGACTGATAACCTGATTTTGCAACACCTTGGTCGGCGTTGCAATGACTAGCTTTCGGCTGGAATACAGCTGGTAGGCATAAGCAAATAAGTAAGAAAAAGTTTTCCCAGTACCATTAGGGGCCTCAACCAGCATTGCGCGCTGCTTACCGTCGCGTAAAAAGCCATTAATCTGGTTAATCAGGTCAACCTGCGGCTGGCGATAATTAATTTTGCCCTTAAATAACTTATGTTTAACTTCATTATTAATCGGAAACTTTGCCTTACTGCTTCGCGGATTACTAGTAGGATTAACCTGCTGCTTCTGCAGAACAATATTGCGTACCTGCATGCGGTCTTTACTTAATGGTCGCTTTTGCTGGCGGGCATTTTCCGCAATTGTTGTAAAAATCCACGAAGTATCACGAATTAAGCCGTGAGCTAGTGAGCTCAAAGTGTTTAGTGTTGCTTGAGGCAGGGCTTCAAGCTCATGAATAATTTTAATCAATAATACCGCGGTCCCATAGGCATCAGAGTCAGCCTTGTGCGGATTTAAATGCTTGATATTTAATTGGGCTGTTAAGTCGCCAAGCTTATATGATGGCAAGGTTGGAAAGGCAATCTTCGCTAATTCAACCGTGTCAATCGCCTTGTTGGGCAACTCATCAAAGCCATGACTGACTAGTTCATAATTTAAAAATGGCAAATCAAAATTAACATTATGCGCAACAAAAACCGTTCCCTTAAGGATTTCAATGATTTTAGGAGCGTAGTAAGTAAAGTCTTTCTGCTTTGCGACATCCTCATTATGAATATGGGTCAGATTTTGGACTGCCAAGGGAATTTCACGGTGTGGATTAATCATGAATGAATAAGTTTTAACAACCTGCAGATTTTTAATAATTGCGCAGCCAAACTGAATAATATGATTATCGTCTTCACGCTGCGTCCCGGTTGTTTCCAAATCGACCACCGCAAAAG contains these protein-coding regions:
- a CDS encoding helicase C-terminal domain-containing protein yields the protein MTSFAKDTFAVVDLETTGTQREDDNHIIQFGCAIIKNLQVVKTYSFMINPHREIPLAVQNLTHIHNEDVAKQKDFTYYAPKIIEILKGTVFVAHNVNFDLPFLNYELVSHGFDELPNKAIDTVELAKIAFPTLPSYKLGDLTAQLNIKHLNPHKADSDAYGTAVLLIKIIHELEALPQATLNTLSSLAHGLIRDTSWIFTTIAENARQQKRPLSKDRMQVRNIVLQKQQVNPTSNPRSSKAKFPINNEVKHKLFKGKINYRQPQVDLINQINGFLRDGKQRAMLVEAPNGTGKTFSYLFAYAYQLYSSRKLVIATPTKVLQNQVISQEIPQMLAVTKLDLTAEVVKSSSHYLDLDGFYQSLYQGTQNKPTLILQMRILVWLTQTKTGDLDELQLTNYRAPLFTEVTHPGDARVGSNFAAVDFWNLARQRQEQADILVTNHAYLANHYNDSIWGQNPYLVVDEAHRFVDNVITSRNDSFQFESLWGVLSHIRNLLYYADDSILNQYGNDSQLNFLLEKLNPELLDLIHAMNSLQKMLYGQKEQALNQNLLANGKLLLSFQGTDLFPKKGDFRARLSEFQRRLESVRQELNQILFKLDKEAGDTTNDEDALLGEITAQLDRLDFYIEKSYQLSDLLHDQANLQQEGFIVTLTNPQDPLSANISWLMLDASSELKQIYARFDHLLFVSATLTSENSFAFAINQLALADLMPKEYIGKSTFKLAKHLEVLSVKDMPDFADNQYNELLADILTNDLGKKKHVLVLMTNLDQIKEVFTAILNSPNLQDFEILAQGLSGSNNRIAKRFAIANQAIILGADSFWEGIDFHQCGIDLVIVAKLPFESPDQPEVKLRQKRLQDQGLNVFQTDTMPRAVIRFRQGMGRLIRGEEDRGQFVILDSRIWQRDYGKVFLDAIPVKTQKVSLKELRDKLANYD